In the Hippoglossus stenolepis isolate QCI-W04-F060 chromosome 14, HSTE1.2, whole genome shotgun sequence genome, one interval contains:
- the guk1b gene encoding guanylate kinase 1b isoform X2, whose protein sequence is MSGPRPVVLSGPSGAGKSTLMKRLMKDHEGVFGFSVSHTTRNPRPGEEDGKDYHFTTREAMEEGISNGDFIENAQFSGNMYGTSTAAVEDVLARNLICILDVDIQGVNRIKQTDLNPIYISIQPPSMEILEERLRDRQTETEESLQKRLDAARIDMELSKEPGVFDVVIINDDLERAYKELKDILNEEIQKVQEAK, encoded by the exons ATGTCAGGTCCAAGGCCCGTGGTGCTGAGCGGCCCCTCCGGCGCAGGGAAGAGCACTCTGATGAAGAGGCTGATGAAGGATCACGAAGGCGTGTTTGGATTCAGCGTGTCAC ACACGACAAGAAACCCACgaccaggagaggaagatggcAAAG ATTACCACTTCACAACGAGAGAGGCCATGGAGGAGGGAATCAGCAATGGTGACTTCATTGAGAATGCACAGTTTTCCGGCAACATGTATGGAACAAG TACAGCAGCTGTAGAAGACGTGCTGGCCAGGAACCTAATCTGCATCCTTGATGTGGACATCCAGGGAGTGAACAGGATTAAACAGACTGACCTGAACCCCATCTACATCTCCATTCAGCCTCCTTCCATGGAGATCCTa GAAGAACGTCTGAGGGACCggcagacagaaacagaggagagttTACAGAAACGTCTGGATGCGGCGCGCATCGACATGGAGCTCA GTAAGGAGCCAGGAGTGTTTGATGTTGTTATTATCAATGATGACTTAGAGAGGGCCTACAAGGAGCTGAAAGATATCCTCAATGAG GAAATCCAAAAAGTTCAGGAGGCCAAATAA
- the guk1b gene encoding guanylate kinase 1b isoform X1 has product MSGPRPVVLSGPSGAGKSTLMKRLMKDHEGVFGFSVSHTTRNPRPGEEDGKGLNKLPMLLGAMLLPVADIFSSEDLEMSTSFSSPNESETKETDYHFTTREAMEEGISNGDFIENAQFSGNMYGTSTAAVEDVLARNLICILDVDIQGVNRIKQTDLNPIYISIQPPSMEILEERLRDRQTETEESLQKRLDAARIDMELSKEPGVFDVVIINDDLERAYKELKDILNEEIQKVQEAK; this is encoded by the exons ATGTCAGGTCCAAGGCCCGTGGTGCTGAGCGGCCCCTCCGGCGCAGGGAAGAGCACTCTGATGAAGAGGCTGATGAAGGATCACGAAGGCGTGTTTGGATTCAGCGTGTCAC ACACGACAAGAAACCCACgaccaggagaggaagatggcAAAG GGCTGAACAAGCTCCCCATGCTGCTGGGGGCTATGTTACTGCCCGTAGCAGACATCTTTTCCTCGGAAGACTTAGAAATGTCAACCTCATTTTCGAGTCCAAACGAATCAGAAACCAAAGAGACAG ATTACCACTTCACAACGAGAGAGGCCATGGAGGAGGGAATCAGCAATGGTGACTTCATTGAGAATGCACAGTTTTCCGGCAACATGTATGGAACAAG TACAGCAGCTGTAGAAGACGTGCTGGCCAGGAACCTAATCTGCATCCTTGATGTGGACATCCAGGGAGTGAACAGGATTAAACAGACTGACCTGAACCCCATCTACATCTCCATTCAGCCTCCTTCCATGGAGATCCTa GAAGAACGTCTGAGGGACCggcagacagaaacagaggagagttTACAGAAACGTCTGGATGCGGCGCGCATCGACATGGAGCTCA GTAAGGAGCCAGGAGTGTTTGATGTTGTTATTATCAATGATGACTTAGAGAGGGCCTACAAGGAGCTGAAAGATATCCTCAATGAG GAAATCCAAAAAGTTCAGGAGGCCAAATAA